In a genomic window of Neoarius graeffei isolate fNeoGra1 chromosome 13, fNeoGra1.pri, whole genome shotgun sequence:
- the lmod3 gene encoding leiomodin-3 isoform X1: MNMSKYCDQDSYMEEIDEDNILAGLSAEELQQLQKEMDDIAPDQTVPVGMRQNNTSVEAKTQADKEGESEDQEDIDEDVILAGLSAEELKELQNEMEVIVPDERVPVGMRQKDQTDKPPTGSFDHRSLVDYLYWEKESKRLLEEERIPTTLLPSQKKREEELKNAVKEDNKNIEVEYVNEEIVEDAEIGDHEEVIEEVTEEVKDKVVDVEVGENEKSQSIKTEAQESSIMFANSQPAPNFPDSQKEKESQKAELNEDDSTIDKMKEADQIKCEPAPSAYENWVPKKEERVISKLKIPKLALGDGLIKKTARPSGNDTNLETTLDKIRSHNSSITEVNLNNIENIPKDMLLDYIEALKKNRHVKTFSIANTGADENVAFALANMLRENRSITTLNIESNFITGKGIIAIMRCLQFNETLTELRFHNQRHMLGHHAEMEVARLLKANNTLLKIGYHFELPGPRMVVTNLLTRNLDRQRQQRKEEQRLQQIKEQHQIMELYESHLNLPPGLLEMLGGYIPGMELLCPAQGPQHLSEKSQGPPIVSTPGRQLHKTHHPTRQHPPSSDSDSGNILKDVKLKKTPKRRDPLLDLTKKEEKRDGRAKIQLRSMPKQTNTASEDFLDDRANLKDVIKALKPVPRRRQPPKVELTPRDLLLSEIRQSNVAYLKAVPLPKVLESRETSLL, encoded by the exons ATGAACATGTCCAAGTATTGTGACCAGGACTCCTACATGGAGGAGATTGATGAAGACAACATTCTAGCAGGTCTTTCAGCTGAAGAGCTCCAGCAGCTCCAGAAGGAGATGGATGATATTGCCCCGGATCAGACAGTACCAGTGGgaatgagacaaaataacacATCTGTTGAAGCAAAGACTCAAG CAGACAAAGAAGGGGAATCTGAGGATCAGGAAGACATTGATGAAGATGTGATTCTGGCAGGTCTCTCTGCTGAAGAGCTCAAAGAGCTCCAGAATGAGATGGAGGTAATTGTTCCTGACGAGAGAGTGCCAGTAGGGATGCGACAAAAAGACCAGACTGATAAACCGCCAACAGGTTCATTTGACCATAGATCACTAGTGGACTACCTGTACTGGGAGAAAGAATCTAAACGTTTACTAGAAGAAGAAAGAATCCCAACAACCCTGCTTCCCAGTCAG AAAAAAAGGGAGGAAGAGCTGAAGAATGCAGTGAAAGAAGATAATAAAAATATTGAAGTAGAATATGTGAATGAGGAGATAGTGGAAGATGCTGAGATAGGGGATCATGAAGAAGTGATTGAGGAAGTGACTGAAGAGGTAAAAGACAAAGTGGTGGATGTAGAAGTTGGTGAAAATGAAAAGAGCCAGTCAATTAAAACAGAAGCTCAAGAAAGTAGCATTATGTTTGCCAACTCTCAGCCAGCTCCAAATTTCCCTGATTCACAAAAAGAGAAAGAATCTCAGAAAGCTGAATTGAATGAGGATGACTCAACAATAGATAAAATGAAGGAAGCAGATCAGATTAAATGTGAACCTGCTCCTTCAGCCTATGAGAACTGGGTTCCTAAGAAAGAAGAGAGAGTCATATCCAAGTTGAAGATCCCAAAGCTTGCACTTGGTGATGGTTTGATTAAAAAAACTGCAAGACCATCGGGGAACGATACCAATCTGGAAACCACCCTGGACAAAATCCGCAGTCATAACTCTTCTATCACTGAGGTTAACCTAAACAATATTGAGAACATTCCTAAAGACATGCTCTTAGACTACATTGAGGCCCTGAAGAAGAACAGGCATGTGAAGACCTTCAGCATTGCAAACACAGGTGCAGACGAAAATGTGGCCTTTGCCTTGGCTAACATGCTACGAGAGAACAGGAGCATCACCACACTGAACATTGAAtccaacttcattactggaaAAGGTATCATTGCAATCATGCGCTGTCTACAGTTCAATGAGACTTTGACAGAACTCCGCTTCCACAATCAGAGACACATGTTGGGCCATCATGCAGAGATGGAAGTAGCACGTCTCCTGAAAGCTAATAACACTCTGCTTAAGATTGGCTACCATTTTGAGCTTCCTGGGCCCAGGATGGTAGTGACCAACTTGCTCACTAGGAACCTTGACCGGCAGCGACAACAAAGGAAGGAAGAGCAGAGGCTTCAGCAGATAAAAGAGCAACATCAGATCATGGAGTTGTATGAGAGCCACCTGAACTTGCCACCTGGTCTGCTGGAGATGTTAGGAGGGTATATTCCTGGAATGGAACTTCTGTGTCCTGCTCAGGGTCCTCAGCATCTTTCAGAAAAATCTCAAGGACCTCCCATAGTATCAACACCAGGTCGCCAGCTACACAAGACACACCACCCTACTCGACAACATCCACCCAGTTCAGATTCAGACTCCGGCAATATACTAAAAGATGTGAAGCTTAAGAAGACTCCTAAACGCCGTGACCCACTCCTGGATTTAACtaaaaaagaagagaaaagagATGGGAGGGCTAAGATTCAGTTACGAAGCATGCCCAAGCAGACAAACACAGCAAGTGAAGACTTTCTGGATGACAGGGCCAACTTGAAAGATGTGATAAAGGCACTGAAGCCAGTTCCCCGAAGAAGGCAGCCACCAAAAGTAGAACTAACGCCACGTGACCTACTCCTCAGTGAAATTAGACAGAGCAATGTGGCCTATCTGAAAGCG GTGCCTCTTCCCAAAGTTCTGGAATCAAGGGAAACCAGTCTTTTATGA
- the lmod3 gene encoding leiomodin-3 isoform X2: MNMSKYCDQDSYMEEIDEDNILAGLSAEELQQLQKEMDDIAPDQTVPVGMRQNNTSVEAKTQDKEGESEDQEDIDEDVILAGLSAEELKELQNEMEVIVPDERVPVGMRQKDQTDKPPTGSFDHRSLVDYLYWEKESKRLLEEERIPTTLLPSQKKREEELKNAVKEDNKNIEVEYVNEEIVEDAEIGDHEEVIEEVTEEVKDKVVDVEVGENEKSQSIKTEAQESSIMFANSQPAPNFPDSQKEKESQKAELNEDDSTIDKMKEADQIKCEPAPSAYENWVPKKEERVISKLKIPKLALGDGLIKKTARPSGNDTNLETTLDKIRSHNSSITEVNLNNIENIPKDMLLDYIEALKKNRHVKTFSIANTGADENVAFALANMLRENRSITTLNIESNFITGKGIIAIMRCLQFNETLTELRFHNQRHMLGHHAEMEVARLLKANNTLLKIGYHFELPGPRMVVTNLLTRNLDRQRQQRKEEQRLQQIKEQHQIMELYESHLNLPPGLLEMLGGYIPGMELLCPAQGPQHLSEKSQGPPIVSTPGRQLHKTHHPTRQHPPSSDSDSGNILKDVKLKKTPKRRDPLLDLTKKEEKRDGRAKIQLRSMPKQTNTASEDFLDDRANLKDVIKALKPVPRRRQPPKVELTPRDLLLSEIRQSNVAYLKAVPLPKVLESRETSLL, encoded by the exons ATGAACATGTCCAAGTATTGTGACCAGGACTCCTACATGGAGGAGATTGATGAAGACAACATTCTAGCAGGTCTTTCAGCTGAAGAGCTCCAGCAGCTCCAGAAGGAGATGGATGATATTGCCCCGGATCAGACAGTACCAGTGGgaatgagacaaaataacacATCTGTTGAAGCAAAGACTCAAG ACAAAGAAGGGGAATCTGAGGATCAGGAAGACATTGATGAAGATGTGATTCTGGCAGGTCTCTCTGCTGAAGAGCTCAAAGAGCTCCAGAATGAGATGGAGGTAATTGTTCCTGACGAGAGAGTGCCAGTAGGGATGCGACAAAAAGACCAGACTGATAAACCGCCAACAGGTTCATTTGACCATAGATCACTAGTGGACTACCTGTACTGGGAGAAAGAATCTAAACGTTTACTAGAAGAAGAAAGAATCCCAACAACCCTGCTTCCCAGTCAG AAAAAAAGGGAGGAAGAGCTGAAGAATGCAGTGAAAGAAGATAATAAAAATATTGAAGTAGAATATGTGAATGAGGAGATAGTGGAAGATGCTGAGATAGGGGATCATGAAGAAGTGATTGAGGAAGTGACTGAAGAGGTAAAAGACAAAGTGGTGGATGTAGAAGTTGGTGAAAATGAAAAGAGCCAGTCAATTAAAACAGAAGCTCAAGAAAGTAGCATTATGTTTGCCAACTCTCAGCCAGCTCCAAATTTCCCTGATTCACAAAAAGAGAAAGAATCTCAGAAAGCTGAATTGAATGAGGATGACTCAACAATAGATAAAATGAAGGAAGCAGATCAGATTAAATGTGAACCTGCTCCTTCAGCCTATGAGAACTGGGTTCCTAAGAAAGAAGAGAGAGTCATATCCAAGTTGAAGATCCCAAAGCTTGCACTTGGTGATGGTTTGATTAAAAAAACTGCAAGACCATCGGGGAACGATACCAATCTGGAAACCACCCTGGACAAAATCCGCAGTCATAACTCTTCTATCACTGAGGTTAACCTAAACAATATTGAGAACATTCCTAAAGACATGCTCTTAGACTACATTGAGGCCCTGAAGAAGAACAGGCATGTGAAGACCTTCAGCATTGCAAACACAGGTGCAGACGAAAATGTGGCCTTTGCCTTGGCTAACATGCTACGAGAGAACAGGAGCATCACCACACTGAACATTGAAtccaacttcattactggaaAAGGTATCATTGCAATCATGCGCTGTCTACAGTTCAATGAGACTTTGACAGAACTCCGCTTCCACAATCAGAGACACATGTTGGGCCATCATGCAGAGATGGAAGTAGCACGTCTCCTGAAAGCTAATAACACTCTGCTTAAGATTGGCTACCATTTTGAGCTTCCTGGGCCCAGGATGGTAGTGACCAACTTGCTCACTAGGAACCTTGACCGGCAGCGACAACAAAGGAAGGAAGAGCAGAGGCTTCAGCAGATAAAAGAGCAACATCAGATCATGGAGTTGTATGAGAGCCACCTGAACTTGCCACCTGGTCTGCTGGAGATGTTAGGAGGGTATATTCCTGGAATGGAACTTCTGTGTCCTGCTCAGGGTCCTCAGCATCTTTCAGAAAAATCTCAAGGACCTCCCATAGTATCAACACCAGGTCGCCAGCTACACAAGACACACCACCCTACTCGACAACATCCACCCAGTTCAGATTCAGACTCCGGCAATATACTAAAAGATGTGAAGCTTAAGAAGACTCCTAAACGCCGTGACCCACTCCTGGATTTAACtaaaaaagaagagaaaagagATGGGAGGGCTAAGATTCAGTTACGAAGCATGCCCAAGCAGACAAACACAGCAAGTGAAGACTTTCTGGATGACAGGGCCAACTTGAAAGATGTGATAAAGGCACTGAAGCCAGTTCCCCGAAGAAGGCAGCCACCAAAAGTAGAACTAACGCCACGTGACCTACTCCTCAGTGAAATTAGACAGAGCAATGTGGCCTATCTGAAAGCG GTGCCTCTTCCCAAAGTTCTGGAATCAAGGGAAACCAGTCTTTTATGA